A section of the Thermocladium sp. ECH_B genome encodes:
- a CDS encoding RNase III inhibitor, with protein sequence MRTSLGNVTLELIEGDITEADADAIVNAANPYLEHGGGVAAAIVRKGGWEIQEESRRYVREHGPVPVGGAAVTGAGRLRAKHVIHAVGPRWGIDPPEKLQEAVINSLRLADELGLRSIAFPAISTGVYGWPYEAAAREMIKAIRKTVNALKNINKIMIYLYGRDAYNAFMDAFNLLED encoded by the coding sequence ATGAGGACGAGTCTGGGCAATGTTACCCTTGAATTAATCGAGGGAGACATAACGGAGGCGGACGCGGATGCCATAGTTAATGCCGCTAATCCCTACCTGGAGCATGGGGGAGGAGTGGCGGCAGCCATAGTTAGAAAGGGGGGATGGGAAATACAGGAAGAGAGCCGGAGATACGTGAGGGAACACGGCCCAGTCCCCGTGGGGGGCGCAGCAGTAACTGGAGCAGGTAGGCTACGGGCAAAGCACGTGATTCACGCCGTGGGGCCGCGATGGGGCATAGACCCACCTGAGAAGCTTCAGGAAGCCGTGATTAACTCACTGCGGCTCGCCGATGAGCTTGGCCTCAGGAGCATAGCGTTCCCCGCAATATCCACCGGGGTGTATGGGTGGCCCTATGAGGCGGCGGCGAGGGAAATGATTAAGGCAATCAGGAAAACCGTAAACGCTCTCAAGAACATCAATAAGATAATGATCTACCTCTACGGCAGAGACGCCTATAACGCGTTCATGGATGCATTTAACTTGCTGGAGGATTGA
- a CDS encoding metallopeptidase, with amino-acid sequence MILEEAADVGEMAAGINELLGLGLNLERVAFIRSRGSRSLAVARTFGAPIQWRFVLKPQILYIIEVISERFDSLSCEDKAYVILHELLHIPPRMSGGLRNHGHPAFRQLSRNRGKLSELCRQRCNDRQ; translated from the coding sequence ATGATTCTTGAGGAGGCGGCTGATGTTGGAGAAATGGCTGCAGGCATAAATGAGTTACTTGGGCTTGGGCTTAACTTGGAGCGGGTTGCGTTCATTAGGAGCAGGGGATCCAGAAGCTTGGCGGTGGCTCGGACGTTCGGCGCCCCGATTCAGTGGAGATTCGTCTTAAAACCTCAAATACTTTACATTATTGAGGTTATATCCGAGAGATTCGATTCATTGAGTTGTGAGGATAAGGCCTATGTGATACTTCATGAATTGCTTCATATACCTCCACGAATGAGCGGGGGGCTGCGGAACCATGGACACCCAGCCTTTAGGCAATTAAGCAGGAACAGGGGGAAACTGAGCGAGCTATGTAGGCAGCGCTGCAATGATCGGCAATGA